The proteins below come from a single Asanoa ferruginea genomic window:
- a CDS encoding enolase C-terminal domain-like protein, which yields MTMLDTQPPWAARDGLRITGVRAIVTAPEATLVVVRVDTSEPGLYGLGCATFTQRATAVAATVEHLAQLVVGRHPADIEDLTRMVHLSSYWRDGPVLNNALSGLDMALWDIAGKRAGMPVYELLGGRVRAAVPIYLHASGATIGDTIDDAHKLIGQGLRHVRLQTGGPGVGTYGAPGIPGGYPDAPYPDGWDVEHYLAATPKLFAAARDALGDEVSLLHDVHSRLTVKQALVLCRSLEPYRLFFVEDPIAPEHYDRLPELRAAAAVPIAAGEQVGSVGDAARLVFAGGVDLLRLHISAIGGLTPARKLTALCELAGVRTAWHSPADVSPVGMAANLALDVSSHAFGIQEGHVYAEAVHEVFPGTLRPVNGYLTPSDAPGWGIDLDERAAAKYPPKHYGHERWSTRIRRPDGALEPP from the coding sequence ATGACGATGCTCGACACCCAGCCACCCTGGGCGGCGCGCGACGGGCTGCGGATCACCGGGGTCCGGGCGATCGTCACCGCGCCCGAGGCGACGCTCGTCGTGGTCAGGGTCGACACCTCCGAACCCGGTTTGTACGGCCTGGGCTGCGCCACCTTCACCCAGCGCGCCACGGCCGTGGCCGCCACCGTCGAGCACCTGGCGCAGCTGGTCGTCGGTCGGCACCCCGCCGACATCGAGGACCTCACCCGGATGGTGCACCTGTCCTCATACTGGCGCGACGGCCCGGTGCTCAACAACGCACTGTCCGGTTTGGACATGGCGCTCTGGGACATCGCCGGCAAGCGGGCCGGCATGCCGGTCTACGAACTGCTGGGTGGCCGCGTCCGCGCGGCGGTGCCGATCTACCTACACGCCAGCGGCGCCACGATCGGCGACACCATCGACGACGCCCACAAGCTCATCGGTCAGGGCCTGCGGCACGTGCGGTTGCAGACCGGCGGTCCCGGGGTGGGCACGTATGGCGCGCCCGGCATCCCCGGCGGCTACCCCGACGCGCCCTACCCCGACGGCTGGGACGTCGAGCACTACCTGGCGGCAACCCCGAAACTGTTCGCGGCGGCCCGCGACGCCCTCGGCGACGAGGTCTCGTTGCTGCACGACGTCCACAGTCGACTGACGGTGAAGCAGGCGCTGGTGCTGTGCCGGTCGCTGGAGCCCTACCGGCTGTTCTTCGTCGAAGACCCGATCGCACCGGAACACTACGACCGGCTGCCGGAGCTGCGGGCGGCCGCGGCGGTCCCGATCGCGGCCGGCGAGCAGGTCGGCTCGGTCGGCGACGCGGCCCGCCTGGTCTTCGCGGGCGGCGTCGACCTGCTGCGGCTGCACATCTCGGCGATCGGCGGCCTGACACCGGCACGCAAGCTGACAGCGCTGTGCGAGCTGGCCGGGGTACGCACCGCCTGGCACTCCCCCGCCGACGTCTCGCCGGTCGGGATGGCGGCCAACCTGGCGCTCGACGTGTCCAGCCACGCGTTCGGGATCCAGGAGGGGCACGTCTACGCCGAGGCGGTGCACGAGGTGTTCCCCGGGACCCTGCGGCCGGTGAACGGCTATCTGACGCCGTCGGACGCGCCCGGCTGGGGAATCGACCTCGACGAGCGCGCGGCCGCGAAATACCCGCCCAAGCACTACGGTCACGAGCGCTGGTCAACCCGGATCCGCCGCCCCGACGGCGCCCTCGAACCGCCGTAG
- a CDS encoding EamA family transporter, producing MKPRDIALAIGVTALWGVNFVVIRVGLDHFPPLMFNALRFSFAAVPAVFFVGRPRVPWRWVFAVAMALGVAKFSLLFAGMAAGMPAGLSSLILQSQAIFTVLLAVPLLRERPGRRRLLGLAVAAVGVVIVAAGLGSDLPGGAFALVIAAAAAWGLSNVATRKAGSTDALRFMVWVSALAAPWLIALSLLVDGPAADLAALRDVNAAAIFAVLFVAGAATLGGFAAWGHLISRYGASTVAPFAMLVPLFGIASAALLLDEPVHPTDILGGLLVVGGVLAGLDRTRPQLPLADPDEAAPPAEGGPHHLAALGRAGITAARDKV from the coding sequence GTGAAACCACGCGACATCGCTCTCGCCATCGGGGTGACCGCCCTCTGGGGTGTCAACTTCGTCGTCATCCGGGTCGGCCTCGACCACTTCCCGCCGCTGATGTTCAACGCCCTGCGATTCAGTTTCGCGGCCGTGCCGGCGGTCTTCTTCGTCGGCCGCCCCCGTGTCCCGTGGCGCTGGGTGTTCGCCGTCGCGATGGCCCTCGGCGTCGCCAAGTTCTCGCTGCTGTTCGCCGGGATGGCGGCCGGGATGCCGGCCGGCCTGTCCTCGCTGATCCTGCAGAGCCAGGCCATCTTCACGGTGCTGCTGGCCGTGCCCCTGCTGCGCGAGCGACCCGGCCGCCGCCGCCTGCTCGGCCTCGCGGTCGCCGCGGTCGGCGTGGTGATCGTGGCCGCCGGCCTGGGTTCGGACCTCCCCGGCGGCGCATTCGCCCTGGTGATCGCCGCGGCCGCCGCGTGGGGCCTGTCCAACGTGGCCACCCGCAAGGCCGGCAGCACCGACGCGCTGCGCTTCATGGTCTGGGTCAGCGCCCTGGCCGCGCCGTGGCTGATCGCCCTGTCCCTGCTGGTCGACGGCCCGGCGGCAGACCTGGCCGCGTTGCGCGACGTGAACGCGGCGGCCATCTTCGCGGTGCTGTTCGTCGCCGGCGCCGCCACCCTCGGCGGCTTCGCCGCATGGGGCCACCTCATCAGCCGGTACGGTGCCTCGACAGTCGCACCGTTCGCCATGCTGGTGCCGTTGTTCGGCATCGCCAGCGCGGCGCTGCTCCTCGACGAACCGGTCCACCCGACCGACATCCTCGGCGGCCTGTTGGTGGTAGGCGGCGTTTTGGCCGGCCTGGACCGGACCCGCCCACAGCTTCCTCTCGCCGACCCCGACGAAGCAGCGCCGCCCGCGGAAGGTGGGCCGCACCATCTGGCTGCGCTGGGCCGGGCCGGCATTACGGCCGCCCGGGACAAGGTTTGA
- a CDS encoding LysR family transcriptional regulator, which produces MIDVGRLRALDAVASYGTVLAASAALHCTPSAVSQQLGKLERETGATLVEKDGRRIRLTEAGRVLATHAAKVLAALDEADAALAAQRDTVTGRLTVAAFATACRGLMPHALHRLAADHPDLRTGLIEGDPHHALDMLQRGHVDLAVLDDWPEAALTWPPGITATELGLDVADLVVPTGHRLAATTGPVRRDQLRGERWIAAPPGAICYEWLMRVLPGVEPDFLVGEFETQLTLVAAGLGVAMLPRLARPTLPAGVVTLAVAPRPTRRVTVAWRAAAAARPAIKAAVAALHESWGGTSTVEQ; this is translated from the coding sequence ATGATCGATGTGGGTCGGCTGCGCGCGCTCGACGCGGTGGCCAGCTACGGGACGGTGCTGGCGGCCAGCGCGGCCCTGCACTGCACGCCGAGTGCGGTCTCCCAACAACTCGGCAAGCTCGAACGCGAGACCGGCGCCACACTGGTCGAGAAGGACGGCCGGCGGATCAGGCTGACCGAGGCCGGCCGGGTGCTCGCGACGCACGCGGCCAAGGTGCTGGCCGCCCTCGACGAGGCCGACGCCGCGCTCGCGGCGCAGCGCGACACGGTGACCGGGCGGCTCACGGTGGCCGCGTTCGCCACGGCCTGCCGCGGGCTGATGCCGCACGCGCTGCACCGGCTGGCGGCCGACCACCCCGACCTGCGTACGGGCCTGATCGAAGGCGACCCGCACCACGCGCTCGACATGCTGCAACGCGGCCACGTCGACCTGGCGGTGCTCGACGACTGGCCGGAGGCGGCGCTGACCTGGCCGCCCGGGATCACGGCGACCGAACTCGGCCTCGATGTCGCCGACCTGGTGGTGCCGACCGGCCACCGGCTGGCGGCGACGACCGGCCCGGTCCGCCGCGACCAACTGCGCGGCGAGCGGTGGATCGCCGCCCCGCCGGGTGCGATCTGTTACGAGTGGCTGATGCGGGTGCTACCGGGCGTCGAGCCCGACTTCCTGGTCGGCGAGTTCGAGACGCAACTGACGCTGGTCGCGGCCGGCCTCGGGGTGGCGATGCTGCCCCGGCTGGCCCGCCCGACTCTGCCGGCCGGCGTCGTCACGCTCGCCGTGGCACCCCGGCCGACCCGCCGGGTGACCGTCGCCTGGCGGGCCGCGGCGGCCGCCCGCCCGGCGATCAAGGCGGCGGTCGCGGCGCTGCACGAGTCGTGGGGCGGTACGAGTACAGTCGAACAATGA
- a CDS encoding ArsR/SmtB family transcription factor, with amino-acid sequence MTVLSQPSREQLDLSRVLEALSNPIRQRVVATLAANPDHAYNCGELLADLPKSTATHHWRILREGGVIGVRLDGRNRRPCLRRDDLDARFPGLLDAILGAVATSAPSHAGVIA; translated from the coding sequence ATGACGGTCCTGTCGCAGCCCAGCCGAGAGCAACTGGATCTCTCCCGCGTCCTGGAAGCGCTGTCGAACCCGATCCGGCAGCGCGTCGTGGCCACCCTCGCGGCCAATCCGGACCACGCCTACAACTGCGGTGAGCTGCTGGCCGACCTGCCGAAGTCGACCGCGACCCACCACTGGCGGATCCTGCGCGAGGGCGGCGTGATCGGGGTGCGCCTCGACGGCCGCAACCGCCGGCCCTGCCTGCGCCGCGACGACCTCGACGCGCGCTTCCCGGGCCTGCTCGACGCGATCCTCGGCGCCGTCGCGACGTCGGCTCCCTCACACGCGGGCGTCATTGCTTAA
- a CDS encoding MFS transporter: protein MLQPRATTRLVVPVLLLGVLSYALIQSLIAPVLPVIQRDLHTTQSTVTWVLTVNLLSASIFTPILGRLGDRAGKEKILLVTLVALAVGSAISAVAPNIGVMLVGRAVQGLGGGVLPLAFGIVRDTLPRQRVAGAVGLIAAVLGIGTGLGVVLAGPIVDALNYRALFWLPMIMVLLAAAVTWFRVPSSGVRAPGRFSLTASVLLAAWLVALLVPLTEAAQWGWGSTRVLSLLLAAVVLAAAWVVVEARSASPLIDMRMMRTPAVWTTNLVALLFGISLYGLLGFLPAFMQTPSSAGYGFGATVTRAGLLILPMSVAMFLSGLAGPRLTHRFGAKTVLVGGTLLAVASFAILTLAHDRQWEILLAMAVLGLGFGAAFATMSNVVVAAVPAHQTGVANGMNANIRTIGGSLGAALMASIVGAQVLPNGLPTENGYRYGFAALGLASVGAALAALLVPRNHRHVEPAVAIRDEESYAEAAVAGVPGLEAKVAN from the coding sequence GTGCTACAGCCTCGCGCCACCACCCGCCTTGTCGTTCCCGTGCTCCTCCTCGGCGTCCTGTCGTACGCGCTGATCCAGTCGTTGATCGCGCCCGTGCTGCCGGTGATCCAGCGCGACCTGCACACCACCCAGAGCACCGTCACCTGGGTGCTGACCGTCAACCTGCTGTCAGCGTCGATCTTCACGCCGATCCTGGGTCGCCTCGGTGACCGCGCCGGCAAGGAGAAGATCCTGCTCGTCACCCTGGTCGCGCTCGCCGTCGGCTCCGCGATCTCGGCCGTCGCGCCCAACATCGGCGTCATGCTCGTCGGCCGCGCCGTGCAGGGCCTCGGCGGCGGTGTGCTGCCGCTGGCCTTCGGCATCGTCCGCGACACGCTGCCGCGCCAACGCGTCGCCGGTGCCGTCGGCCTGATCGCCGCCGTGCTCGGAATCGGCACCGGTCTCGGCGTGGTCCTGGCTGGCCCGATCGTCGACGCACTCAACTACCGCGCCCTGTTCTGGCTACCCATGATCATGGTCCTGCTGGCCGCCGCGGTGACCTGGTTCCGCGTCCCGTCGTCGGGCGTGCGGGCACCGGGCCGGTTCAGCCTGACCGCGTCGGTGCTTCTCGCGGCCTGGCTGGTCGCCCTGCTCGTGCCGCTGACCGAGGCCGCGCAGTGGGGTTGGGGCTCGACCCGCGTGCTGAGCCTGCTGTTGGCCGCCGTGGTGCTCGCCGCCGCCTGGGTCGTCGTCGAGGCGCGGTCGGCGAGCCCGCTGATCGACATGCGGATGATGCGTACCCCCGCGGTCTGGACCACCAACCTGGTCGCGCTGCTCTTCGGCATCAGCCTCTACGGCCTGCTCGGTTTCCTGCCGGCCTTCATGCAGACGCCGTCATCGGCCGGCTACGGCTTCGGCGCCACCGTCACCCGGGCCGGCCTGCTGATCCTGCCGATGAGCGTGGCGATGTTCCTCTCGGGCCTGGCCGGGCCGCGGCTCACGCACCGGTTCGGGGCCAAGACCGTGCTGGTCGGCGGCACGCTGCTGGCGGTCGCGTCGTTCGCGATCCTCACGCTGGCACACGACCGGCAGTGGGAGATCCTGCTCGCGATGGCCGTCCTCGGTCTCGGTTTCGGCGCCGCGTTCGCGACGATGTCCAATGTGGTCGTGGCAGCGGTGCCGGCACACCAGACCGGCGTCGCCAACGGCATGAACGCCAACATCCGCACGATCGGCGGCTCCCTCGGGGCGGCGCTGATGGCCAGCATCGTGGGTGCCCAGGTGCTGCCGAACGGGCTACCGACCGAGAACGGCTACCGCTACGGGTTCGCGGCGCTGGGCCTCGCGTCCGTCGGCGCCGCCCTGGCCGCGCTCCTGGTGCCGCGCAACCACCGGCACGTCGAGCCGGCGGTCGCGATCCGCGACGAGGAGTCCTACGCCGAGGCCGCCGTGGCCGGCGTCCCCGGCCTGGAAGCCAAGGTGGCGAACTAG
- a CDS encoding alpha/beta fold hydrolase, giving the protein MTNTDWTAETTGTGGYADVNGINLYYETYGTGRPMILLHGGLGSGEMFGPILPQLAAAHQVIAVDLQGHGRTADIDRPITLDAMAADIAALIDHLGLDHPDVVGYSLGGGVAMHVAANHPDKVRRMVMASAFLKTEAVYPDLRAQQGQVNAAAAAFMVDTPMYQLYQKVAPRPEDFPRLLDKVGAFMANEFDFTEKVRSLTVPTMVAGADADQVPPSEFMRIFELLDGGHRDGGWMGEGRPQGGHALAIVPGVTHYSLFSSPLFATMVLSFLDD; this is encoded by the coding sequence GTGACCAACACCGACTGGACCGCCGAGACCACCGGGACCGGCGGATATGCCGACGTCAACGGCATCAACCTCTACTACGAGACCTACGGCACCGGCCGGCCGATGATCCTGCTGCACGGCGGCCTCGGCTCCGGCGAGATGTTCGGGCCGATCCTGCCGCAGCTGGCCGCCGCGCATCAGGTGATCGCCGTCGACCTGCAGGGGCACGGGCGCACCGCCGACATCGACCGGCCGATCACCCTCGACGCGATGGCCGCCGACATCGCCGCGCTGATCGACCACCTCGGCCTCGACCACCCCGACGTGGTGGGCTACTCGCTCGGCGGCGGCGTCGCGATGCACGTCGCGGCCAACCACCCCGACAAGGTCCGCCGCATGGTGATGGCATCGGCGTTCCTGAAGACCGAGGCGGTCTATCCGGACCTGCGGGCCCAGCAGGGCCAGGTCAACGCCGCCGCGGCCGCGTTCATGGTGGACACGCCGATGTACCAGCTCTACCAGAAGGTCGCGCCGCGTCCCGAAGACTTCCCGCGCCTGCTCGACAAGGTCGGCGCCTTCATGGCCAACGAGTTCGACTTCACCGAGAAGGTGCGCTCGCTGACCGTCCCGACGATGGTCGCCGGCGCCGACGCCGACCAGGTGCCGCCGAGCGAGTTCATGCGGATCTTCGAACTCCTCGACGGCGGCCATCGCGACGGCGGCTGGATGGGCGAGGGCCGCCCGCAGGGTGGCCACGCCCTGGCCATCGTCCCGGGCGTGACCCACTACTCCCTCTTCAGCTCGCCGCTCTTCGCCACGATGGTGCTGAGCTTCCTCGACGATTGA
- the rhaI gene encoding L-rhamnose isomerase — protein sequence MSETRARVLAALREQRIETASWAFGNSGTRFKVFAQEGVPRNPYEKIADAATVHRFTGVAPTVALHIPWDKVDDYADLAAYAKERGVALGAINANVFQDDDFKLGSVTHPSPAVRAKALAHLVECVDIMDATGSRDLKLWFSDGTNYPGQDNVRARQDRLASALSAVYDRLGDQQRMLLEYKLFEPAFYMTDVPDWGTAYAHCLSLGDRAQVVIDTGHHAPGTNIEFIVAFLLRAGKLGGFDFNSRFYADDDLMVGAADPFQLFRIMCEIVSADALAPAAGIAFMLDQCHNIEPKIQAVIRSVLNVQEATAKALLVDAAALDAAQRAGDVLEANEVLMDAYQTDVRPMLRELRADMGLDPDPVGAFKRSGYLESVTSARVGGSAAGWGA from the coding sequence ATGAGCGAAACCCGGGCACGGGTGCTGGCCGCCCTTCGGGAGCAGCGGATCGAGACGGCGTCGTGGGCGTTCGGGAATTCGGGGACCCGGTTCAAGGTGTTCGCGCAGGAGGGTGTGCCGCGGAATCCCTACGAGAAGATCGCCGACGCGGCGACCGTGCACCGGTTCACCGGCGTGGCGCCGACGGTGGCGTTGCACATCCCGTGGGACAAGGTCGATGACTACGCCGATCTGGCGGCGTACGCGAAGGAGCGTGGGGTCGCGCTGGGTGCGATCAACGCCAACGTGTTCCAGGACGACGACTTCAAGCTGGGCTCGGTCACCCATCCGTCGCCGGCCGTGCGGGCCAAGGCGCTGGCGCACCTGGTCGAGTGTGTCGACATCATGGACGCGACCGGGTCGCGTGACCTGAAGCTGTGGTTCTCCGACGGAACCAACTATCCGGGCCAGGACAACGTTCGTGCCCGGCAGGACCGGCTCGCGTCCGCGTTGTCCGCGGTATATGACCGCCTTGGTGACCAGCAGCGGATGCTGCTCGAATACAAGCTGTTCGAGCCGGCCTTCTACATGACCGACGTGCCCGACTGGGGCACGGCGTACGCACACTGCCTGTCGCTCGGTGATCGTGCCCAGGTGGTGATCGACACCGGGCACCACGCTCCCGGCACGAACATCGAGTTCATCGTGGCGTTCCTGCTGCGGGCCGGGAAGCTGGGTGGTTTCGACTTCAACTCGCGCTTCTACGCCGACGACGACCTGATGGTCGGCGCGGCCGACCCGTTCCAGCTCTTCCGGATCATGTGCGAGATCGTCTCGGCGGACGCCTTGGCGCCCGCGGCCGGCATCGCGTTCATGCTCGACCAATGTCACAACATCGAGCCGAAGATCCAGGCGGTGATCCGCTCGGTGCTCAACGTCCAGGAGGCCACCGCGAAGGCCCTGCTGGTCGACGCCGCCGCGCTCGACGCGGCCCAGCGCGCGGGCGACGTGCTGGAGGCCAACGAGGTGCTGATGGACGCCTACCAGACCGATGTCCGGCCGATGCTGCGCGAGCTGCGCGCTGACATGGGGCTCGACCCCGATCCGGTCGGCGCGTTCAAGCGCTCGGGCTACCTGGAGAGCGTGACGTCCGCGCGGGTCGGCGGCAGCGCGGCTGGATGGGGTGCCTGA
- the rhaS gene encoding rhamnose ABC transporter substrate-binding protein, protein MRITGVRLVATTVLAALTLAMGACADDSGSDAGAGSGTDTGSNSSGTIKEGLKVAFLPKQVNNPYFDTSDNKGGKVAVGEFKGTFSQTGPSEASPSAQVSYINTLSQQQTDVIVVSANDKDAICGALTEAKSAGAKIVTYDSDTKPECRDVFVNQATADGIAKSQIKLISDAVGADGGEIAILSATANATNQNAWIEMMKTELAKPEYSKLKLVDTVYGDDKDEKSFQEAQGLLAKHPNLKGIISPTTVGVAAAARYLSGSSYKGKVQLTGLGTPNQMRAFVKDGTVKAFALWNPADLGYLAAYAGGALASGMITGKEGDKFKAGKLGDYTVGANGEIVLGDPFTFDSSNIDQFNF, encoded by the coding sequence ATGAGGATCACAGGTGTACGCCTTGTCGCGACAACCGTCCTCGCGGCGTTGACGCTGGCCATGGGCGCTTGCGCCGACGACAGCGGTAGCGACGCGGGTGCCGGTTCGGGCACCGACACCGGCAGCAACTCCTCGGGCACCATCAAGGAGGGGCTGAAGGTCGCCTTCCTGCCGAAGCAGGTCAACAACCCCTACTTCGACACCTCCGACAACAAGGGCGGCAAGGTCGCCGTCGGCGAGTTCAAGGGCACGTTCAGCCAGACGGGCCCGTCGGAGGCGAGTCCGTCGGCCCAGGTGTCCTACATCAACACGCTTTCGCAGCAGCAGACCGATGTGATCGTGGTGTCGGCCAATGACAAGGACGCGATCTGCGGCGCGCTGACGGAGGCCAAGTCGGCCGGCGCGAAGATCGTCACCTACGACTCGGACACCAAGCCGGAGTGCCGCGACGTGTTCGTCAACCAGGCGACCGCCGACGGCATCGCGAAGTCGCAGATCAAGCTGATCTCCGACGCGGTCGGCGCCGACGGCGGTGAGATCGCGATCCTGTCCGCGACAGCGAACGCGACGAACCAGAACGCCTGGATCGAGATGATGAAGACCGAGCTGGCCAAGCCGGAATATTCGAAGCTGAAGCTGGTCGACACCGTGTATGGCGACGACAAGGACGAGAAGTCCTTCCAGGAGGCGCAGGGCCTGCTGGCCAAGCACCCCAACCTCAAGGGCATCATCTCGCCGACCACGGTCGGTGTTGCGGCGGCGGCGCGTTACCTGTCCGGGTCCTCGTACAAGGGGAAGGTGCAGTTGACCGGTCTTGGCACCCCCAACCAGATGCGCGCGTTCGTGAAGGACGGCACGGTCAAGGCGTTCGCGTTGTGGAACCCGGCCGACCTGGGCTACCTGGCCGCTTACGCCGGTGGTGCGCTGGCCTCCGGGATGATCACCGGCAAGGAAGGCGACAAGTTCAAGGCCGGCAAGCTCGGTGACTACACGGTCGGTGCCAACGGCGAGATCGTGCTCGGTGACCCGTTCACGTTCGACTCGTCCAACATCGACCAGTTCAACTTCTGA
- a CDS encoding ABC transporter permease: MAVETPVREPVSPPRATARGLLGSWDLLVLVALVLVVVVGTLTIDGVGNPRFYRFVVLEAIPIALIALPMTLIVITGEIDLSVASTVGLTCSVMGKLWQSGLTSLPALIAISLVLGAVLGAVNGLFVTVFGLPSLAVTIGTLALYRGLAYVVLGDKAVADYPVEWTRDMIAPIPGTVIPWFVLVVAALAVLFGVLLHATPIGRGLYAIGNNAEASAYSGIAVMRTKFWLFVATGVVAALAGVFWTFRFASARADNADGLELSVVAAVLLGGVSIFGGRGGLLGVVAAVALLGTLRNALQLADVPANALTIVTGTLLIASVVGPNVVRMARGRLRRRPPEERTQP, translated from the coding sequence GTGGCCGTTGAGACGCCCGTCCGCGAGCCGGTGAGCCCACCGCGGGCGACCGCGCGCGGCCTGCTCGGCTCCTGGGACCTCCTGGTGCTGGTCGCCCTGGTGCTTGTCGTGGTGGTCGGCACCCTCACCATCGACGGCGTCGGCAACCCGCGCTTCTACCGGTTCGTGGTGCTCGAGGCCATCCCGATCGCGCTGATCGCGCTGCCGATGACGCTGATCGTGATCACCGGCGAGATCGACCTCAGCGTCGCCAGCACGGTCGGCCTGACGTGCAGCGTGATGGGCAAGCTGTGGCAGTCCGGCCTCACCTCGCTGCCCGCGCTGATCGCGATCAGCCTTGTGCTCGGCGCCGTCCTCGGCGCGGTCAACGGCCTGTTCGTCACCGTCTTCGGGCTGCCCTCGCTCGCCGTCACCATCGGCACGCTGGCCCTCTACAGAGGACTCGCCTACGTCGTGCTCGGCGACAAGGCGGTCGCCGACTACCCGGTCGAGTGGACCCGCGACATGATCGCGCCGATCCCCGGCACCGTCATCCCCTGGTTCGTGCTCGTCGTCGCCGCCCTGGCGGTGCTGTTCGGCGTGCTGCTGCACGCCACCCCGATCGGCCGCGGGCTCTACGCGATCGGCAACAACGCCGAAGCCAGCGCGTACTCCGGCATCGCGGTTATGCGTACCAAATTCTGGTTGTTCGTGGCGACCGGCGTGGTCGCCGCGTTGGCCGGCGTCTTCTGGACGTTCCGGTTCGCGTCCGCCCGGGCCGACAACGCCGACGGCCTCGAGCTGTCGGTGGTGGCGGCCGTGTTGTTGGGCGGCGTGTCCATTTTCGGTGGCCGAGGCGGCCTGCTCGGTGTGGTCGCCGCGGTCGCGCTCCTCGGCACTTTACGCAACGCGTTGCAACTGGCCGACGTCCCGGCCAACGCGTTGACGATCGTCACCGGAACGCTGCTCATCGCTTCCGTCGTCGGGCCCAACGTGGTGCGGATGGCACGCGGGCGGCTGCGCCGACGACCCCCTGAGGAAAGGACCCAACCATGA
- a CDS encoding ABC transporter permease, translating to MTALPTAPPGPTGPTAPTEQSAPTTAVHRVFVVRELGIALALLLLVAVTFATNTRFLSAQNVKDLLLGSTILAILAVGQAIVIITRNVDLSVGSILGLAAFATGTMLQSAPGLPIPVAIVVGMALGAACGAVNGGLIAAARVPALVVTLGTLYVFRGIDYTWATGRQINAADMPHGFLRMGNASILGIPVLALFAVVVLVAAGLFLRWYRSGRELYAIGSDPDAARLYGIPVGRRVFWAFVTSGALAGLAGVLHAARFGTIDANAGLGQELNVVAAVVVGGVAIFGGSGSVYGAALGAVLLTTIGSALPVLGINPFWQRAAVGALILAAIGLDRSLAVRMARRLRGGSDRGR from the coding sequence ATGACCGCGCTGCCGACCGCGCCGCCCGGGCCAACAGGGCCGACCGCACCGACCGAGCAGAGCGCACCGACCACAGCCGTCCACCGCGTCTTCGTCGTCCGTGAACTCGGCATCGCGCTCGCGCTGCTGCTGCTGGTCGCGGTCACCTTCGCCACCAACACCCGGTTCCTGTCGGCCCAGAACGTCAAGGACCTGCTGCTCGGCTCGACCATCCTGGCGATCCTCGCGGTCGGCCAGGCGATCGTCATCATCACCCGCAACGTCGACCTGTCCGTCGGCTCGATCCTCGGCCTGGCCGCGTTCGCCACCGGCACGATGCTGCAAAGCGCACCGGGCCTGCCGATCCCGGTCGCGATCGTGGTCGGCATGGCCCTGGGCGCCGCCTGCGGCGCGGTCAACGGCGGCCTGATCGCCGCCGCCCGGGTGCCCGCGCTGGTGGTCACGCTCGGCACGCTCTACGTCTTCCGCGGCATCGACTACACCTGGGCCACCGGCCGCCAGATCAACGCGGCCGACATGCCACACGGCTTCCTGCGGATGGGCAACGCCAGCATCCTCGGCATCCCGGTGCTGGCCCTGTTCGCCGTCGTGGTGCTGGTCGCCGCCGGCCTGTTCCTGCGCTGGTACCGCAGCGGCCGCGAGCTCTACGCGATCGGCAGCGACCCGGATGCGGCCCGGCTCTACGGCATCCCGGTCGGCCGGCGGGTGTTCTGGGCGTTCGTCACCAGCGGCGCTCTCGCCGGCCTGGCCGGCGTCCTGCACGCGGCCAGGTTCGGCACGATCGACGCCAACGCGGGCCTGGGCCAGGAGCTCAACGTTGTCGCCGCGGTCGTCGTCGGCGGCGTCGCCATCTTCGGCGGCAGCGGCTCGGTCTACGGCGCCGCGCTCGGCGCGGTGTTGCTGACCACGATCGGCAGCGCCCTCCCGGTGCTCGGCATCAACCCGTTCTGGCAGCGCGCCGCGGTCGGCGCACTGATCCTGGCCGCCATCGGCCTGGACCGCTCGCTCGCCGTGCGGATGGCCCGCCGGCTCCGGGGAGGCAGCGACCGTGGCCGTTGA